The Lates calcarifer isolate ASB-BC8 linkage group LG11, TLL_Latcal_v3, whole genome shotgun sequence genomic sequence GAGTCTCTCGGCTATGTCCTCATGTACTTCAACCTGGGTTCCCTCCCCTGGCAGGGTCTCAAGGCTGCGACCAAGAGACAGAAGTATGAACGAATCAGCGAGAAGAAAATGTCCACACCCATCGAGGTTCTTTGCAAAGGATACCCTTGTaagtgatgtttctgtcttGGCTCTGTTGGAACAGCAACATGCCCGTAGTTGTGGAATTATCTGCAGCTGCAGTATTTGGTTTCCTGAGTATAGAATTGAACCCTAACAATGCAAATATCACCTAATCGCATAGACAAAGGTCACCCATTCACGATGTTGTGTTGTGCTTGTTGCTAGTTTTAGGTGTAATCTGAGTTTCTCCTCATTACTGTTTCTCTTACTTGTTCTCCCACAGCTGAGTTCTCCACATACCTGAATTTTTGCCGTTCACTTCGTTTTGATGACAAGCCAGACTACTCCTACCTACGACAGCTCTTCAGGAATCTTTTCCACCGACAGGGATTCTCCTACGATTATGTCTTTGACTGGAACATGCTCAAATTTGTAAGTTAATGACAAGTGATTCTAACTGAagcattgtgtttgttttggtgccTACTTGCCATTAACTTTATCATCACAGTGCTCAAAGAGCTTGCTGTCAGATAatttaaagcatttttcttAAATTGGTAAAAAGCTTTAATATGGCTGTTGCCATCTATCAGGGTGCCAGTCGGACAGCTGAGGATGGGGATcgggagaggaggacaggagatgAGAGGGATGAGCGGATCGGAGGAGCCCCCAGGGGGTCTGCATCACGAGGCCTCCCTCCTGGTCCAAACCCTGGAGCTCCCAACAGAGTCAGGAACGGGCCAGAGCAGGGCATCTCTAACCCTGCCTCACGGGTCCAGCAGTCTGGTGAGTTTTCTCTTAAATTGCTCAAGTCTCAAACTCCTACTCCTACTAAAAGACATAGTGggagttttttcttcttcttgaaAATCTGCATAGATTGTGGTCACTTCTCATTTTCACGCATCATTTCAGGGAACACGTCACCACGTGCAATTTCTcgtgcagagagggagaggaaggtgaGCATGCGGCTCCACCGAGGAGCTCCTGCCAACGTATCATCCTCGGACCTCACAGCCCGCCACGACCAATCCCGAATTTCCACATCACAGGTTAGAAAACCCTCACAGCTCCTTTGGTCTGCCAGGTGACAcgtagaaaaaaacattttacacacacagcgGAACATCTACAAAAAACTGTTGAGTGAATCACCGCTCCTCAAGCCCATAGGTCAGAACTCCAGTTATCGCTTTGAGTGATGTGACTCAGCAGCAGTTATAAAGTTTGACTAACAGCAACTGAGTAGTGTGTGATATAGACTGAAGTAACAAGCAACAGTTAACACAGCATTGCCTTTTTCAGCTTGGTGCAGTATTAAATTTCAGGCAGACTTAATACGGAGTTAAATTTAAGACATGAACTCTGAGCTACAATgttttgatgtgaaaatgtttggatAATATGAACGTAGACATAAAGGGATAGTTCTGAGTTAGCACCCAGCCCTTCTTTCACCCACAATTTGTGTGGTACAAAGCTGGTGGTAAAATAACAGGAATTCTTGTAATAAAATTGAAACcaattcaacagcaccacaaactaagGCCTCAAAAATTACCCTAAAATTAAGTTGTACATACAGCACAGTACttgtatattttaaagaaaaatgtttttgttgtttagtttgtgCTCCAGTACATGGCTTTTGAAGGCTTTACTACTTTTGAAGTAATGACGACATTAAGCACACCAGTGGATCTGTAAGACCATGGCTCATTTCCAAATCAGTACAGCACACTTTGGATAATGGATCTAGGTAATACAACAAAAATCTCAAAATTCTTAAGACTCAGTAATCTGGAGTATTATTGGACATGACTGGTCTACTTCTAAGGCCTATTTCTCACTGTTCATCAGTGGATTACACTTCTGAAACAATCTATAGTATTTGTGGTTCTTTATTAAAGCTGTCAGAGCAATGTTTGCAAGACAAAGATTGTCCCAGGAATTGGCTATTTGTATGTATGGATCTGTGTGAAATTGCCTCTAATAATATGCTGTGAGAGAGAACTAAGCTGCAAATTCTTTCTTTTGAGTCtaattcttgtttgttttgcaggtcAGCGTGCCATTTGAGCACATGGGGAAGTAGAAGTCTTTGGCTCTGCATGCACGTGAAACTGACAGGTGAGTTCTGTTTGACttatttattcacaaactgacaacaaaaaTACACTTCTCACAAATATGTTGCCTGTCTCTAAAGACTAACAATCCACTTGTTGTTGCAGGGCTGCAACGTATATTCATATTCTCcagtttattttcctttattttttaccttGTCTTATTACAAGATGATTGCCAATGGACACATGGATCTTTGCAAAAGGACTGTACAAATTTTAAAGGACCCAGGGGAAGCACATGACAGCATCCAACATGTGCTCTTTCATGAACCCTCTTTTACAGAGCCCTGGATCACCACAATACAGAAAGCAAATGAATGACAGTGCTACACCATTGTTAATCCATGGTTGCTCATACCTGTTCCCCTTTTCCTCGAAGCATTCCCCCAATACCTTCTGTCTGACAAATGTGAAAGAACTGTTGGCAACAAAGAAGCAAAAAGGTATCAGGGACACACGCATGTTTCTCGTCAAAGGTCAACTTTGTGATTGATATAGGTTTTAGTAAGGATTtatctttttcagttttaacacagcaaaaacaacttTGCAGTGAATATCGTTTCTTTTATCCTTTTATGAGGACATCTTAAATTAGAGCTTGTTAGGAGTTTCctttctttgcatttttgacAGAAGTAACAGctaaaagaagaagaggtggGTGGGGAGAGAAGATTGGTGAGAGGGTAGTGGGCAGAAAGAAAGGCAACTTTTGAAAAAGTTAAAGTAAGTGATGTTTTAGCTGTTGTAGATTAATGTTTCTGGTGAAGTAGCAATTGGTCCTTGCTTGCCCTTCATCCATCCACCTTGTAATGATATACTGTCCCTCAAAACTCAGCCACCAAAATCTCCACCACCCCTTATTTTTGCCTGTTTTGAATTGCgtgttttctttggttttaaCATAAGTGGGGTAAGGTGAAGAATGACCATAGATATTGCAAAGACACACTCCCAAGTCTTGAGGGAAGCTCCTCAGGAAATTCTCAGTGTATTTGACCAGAGACCATAGCTGCCCATTTTTGGCTAACAAATAGTGGCTGCAATTTTTATGATAGTTCTTAATGTTaccttttttattcttttgttatTGGAAGTTTTAGGGGAGTGGGCAGGCTCTGATAGGGATGTCATTTGGGGGATGGGGcatcaaatgattttttttttttttttaatgtttactccac encodes the following:
- the LOC108877565 gene encoding casein kinase I, with protein sequence MELRVGNKYRLGRKIGSGSFGDIYLGANIATGEEVAIKLECVKTKHPQLHIESKFYKMMQGGVGIPSIKWCGAEGDYNVMVMELLGPSLEDLFNFCSRKFSLKTVLLLADQMISRIEYIHSKNFIHRDVKPDNFLMGLGKKGNLVYIIDFGLAKKYRDARTHQHIPYRENKNLTGTARYASINTHLGIEQSRRDDLESLGYVLMYFNLGSLPWQGLKAATKRQKYERISEKKMSTPIEVLCKGYPSEFSTYLNFCRSLRFDDKPDYSYLRQLFRNLFHRQGFSYDYVFDWNMLKFGASRTAEDGDRERRTGDERDERIGGAPRGSASRGLPPGPNPGAPNRVRNGPEQGISNPASRVQQSGNTSPRAISRAERERKVSMRLHRGAPANVSSSDLTARHDQSRISTSQVSVPFEHMGK